In Paenibacillus phoenicis, one genomic interval encodes:
- a CDS encoding carbohydrate ABC transporter permease — protein sequence MVLRLSLSKLWRHVVVIVIGTIMIYPVLWMISSSFKPNAEIFSDMGLWPDSFTFSNYVNGWRGIQGYSFGHFLINSFIIAALAVIGNVISCSLAAFAFARLNFAGQKFWFSMMLMTLMLPFQVTLIPQYILFHTFGWVNTFLPLVVPKFFALDAFFVLLMVQFIRGLPMELDESARIDGCGPWQIYLRIIMPLCVPAVITTSIFTFYWTWDDFFGQMIYLNSPKLFTVMIGLRSLIDSTSTSNWGSLMAMSTVAVAPVIVIFLIFQRYIVEGISTTGLK from the coding sequence ATGGTGTTGAGGCTAAGCTTAAGCAAACTGTGGAGACACGTGGTGGTGATCGTGATCGGGACGATCATGATTTATCCGGTGTTGTGGATGATCAGCAGCTCGTTCAAGCCAAACGCGGAAATCTTCTCGGACATGGGATTGTGGCCGGATTCCTTCACGTTCTCCAATTACGTTAACGGCTGGCGGGGGATTCAGGGGTATTCATTTGGGCATTTCCTGATCAATTCCTTTATTATTGCGGCGCTGGCGGTGATTGGCAACGTAATCTCCTGCTCGCTGGCGGCCTTTGCCTTTGCGCGTTTGAATTTTGCGGGTCAGAAATTCTGGTTCAGCATGATGCTGATGACGCTGATGCTGCCGTTTCAAGTGACGCTCATTCCGCAATATATTCTGTTCCACACGTTTGGATGGGTGAATACGTTTCTTCCGCTCGTTGTGCCGAAGTTTTTTGCATTGGATGCGTTTTTCGTGCTGCTGATGGTGCAGTTTATTCGCGGGTTACCGATGGAATTGGACGAAAGCGCCCGGATCGACGGCTGTGGACCTTGGCAGATATACTTGCGGATCATTATGCCGCTGTGCGTACCGGCGGTGATTACAACGTCGATCTTTACGTTCTACTGGACGTGGGACGACTTCTTTGGGCAAATGATTTACCTGAACAGTCCTAAGCTGTTTACGGTAATGATCGGTTTGCGCTCGTTAATTGACTCCACCAGCACGTCGAACTGGGGCTCGTTGATGGCGATGTCGACGGTGGCGGTTGCGCCGGTCATCGTGATCTTCCTGATCTTCCAGCGTTATATCGTCGAAGGAATCTCGACGACGGGGCTGAAGTAA
- a CDS encoding transposase: protein MELGMNPELQSISSRFQSEADCIEAIIAMKWPNGFVCPRCAFTECTRVSSRRLPLFECGRCSYQASPLVGTIFERTHLPLVKWFQALELFLLPDGISALRLSQVIQVTYKTAWLMLHKIRHSLSECDARNLLSGEVKVNRDQYGTDPNRFHPVSQPYATAVVAGCTVTESGEPGRVKIQLVSHKRGSEQWATRCDLVAFINKHVDVHTSTKRWFPFVYRMYLPLRRVVRQARDSIRRTYVALGLTHLQAYLNEYTVRRHLRMSCSEEEMRQNLLQMCLSIPAIPYRQLIARHQNARHRKPFLATAA, encoded by the coding sequence TTGGAATTAGGTATGAATCCGGAGCTTCAATCTATCAGCAGCCGTTTTCAAAGTGAGGCCGACTGCATCGAGGCGATCATCGCTATGAAGTGGCCAAACGGCTTCGTCTGCCCGCGCTGCGCTTTTACCGAATGTACCCGCGTGTCCTCCCGTCGCCTTCCTTTGTTTGAATGTGGAAGATGCAGCTATCAAGCCTCGCCTTTGGTTGGCACCATATTTGAAAGAACTCATCTGCCCCTGGTAAAGTGGTTTCAAGCCTTGGAGCTGTTCCTGCTTCCCGACGGCATCTCGGCGCTCCGTTTGAGTCAGGTAATCCAAGTTACCTACAAGACCGCTTGGCTCATGCTGCACAAAATCCGCCATAGCCTCAGCGAATGTGATGCCCGAAATCTGCTTTCTGGAGAGGTAAAGGTGAACCGCGATCAGTATGGAACGGATCCCAACCGTTTTCATCCAGTTTCTCAACCTTATGCCACCGCAGTCGTCGCCGGTTGCACGGTAACTGAGTCTGGTGAACCCGGGCGAGTGAAGATCCAACTGGTATCACATAAAAGAGGAAGCGAGCAATGGGCTACCCGGTGCGATCTCGTCGCGTTCATCAACAAACATGTAGACGTCCATACCTCAACCAAGCGGTGGTTCCCTTTCGTTTATCGGATGTATCTGCCCTTACGGAGAGTCGTGAGACAAGCAAGGGACTCGATCAGACGCACGTATGTCGCCTTGGGGTTAACACATTTGCAGGCGTATTTGAATGAGTACACCGTCCGCCGTCACCTGCGCATGTCCTGTTCCGAGGAAGAGATGCGCCAGAACCTGCTACAGATGTGCTTGTCCATTCCTGCGATCCCTTACCGACAGTTAATCGCACGCCACCAGAACGCACGCCATCGGAAGCCGTTCCTTGCAACAGCGGCGTAA
- a CDS encoding glycerophosphodiester phosphodiesterase, producing the protein MSDIINFAHRGAAGYYPENTMLAFAKALELGATGIETDVQMTRDGELVLIHDETLQRTAGTPEWVKDLTLAEIKQREAGSWFHEDFAGERIPTLEELLDLVRNTDTIVNLELKTGVVLYPGIEQKVLDTVRRFGLSERIIISSFNHYSLVECKKLAPDIRTGILYMEGLYEPWGYAKRVGAEALHAYQYALTPELVAEAKANGVVYHPFTVNDSKLMQALIAAGVAGIITDYPDRLAELLAK; encoded by the coding sequence TTGAGCGATATTATTAATTTTGCGCATCGCGGAGCTGCGGGGTATTACCCGGAGAACACGATGCTGGCTTTTGCCAAAGCGCTGGAGCTCGGGGCGACCGGTATCGAAACGGACGTGCAGATGACGCGCGACGGGGAGCTGGTCTTGATCCATGACGAGACGTTGCAGCGGACGGCAGGAACGCCGGAGTGGGTGAAGGATTTGACTTTGGCCGAAATCAAGCAACGGGAGGCGGGCTCCTGGTTCCACGAGGATTTTGCGGGCGAACGCATTCCGACGCTGGAGGAGCTGCTGGACCTAGTTCGGAACACGGACACGATCGTCAACCTCGAGCTGAAAACCGGCGTCGTCTTGTACCCCGGCATCGAGCAAAAGGTACTGGATACGGTACGCCGCTTTGGCTTAAGCGAACGGATCATCATTTCCAGCTTTAATCACTATTCTCTGGTCGAATGCAAAAAACTGGCTCCAGACATCCGTACCGGCATTTTGTACATGGAAGGCTTGTATGAACCGTGGGGTTATGCGAAGCGGGTGGGCGCGGAGGCGCTCCACGCTTACCAATATGCGCTGACGCCGGAGCTGGTGGCGGAAGCTAAGGCAAACGGAGTGGTTTATCATCCGTTTACGGTAAACGATTCGAAGCTGATGCAGGCGCTGATCGCGGCAGGCGTGGCCGGTATCATTACCGATTACCCGGACCGCTTGGCAGAACTGCTGGCCAAATAA
- a CDS encoding carbohydrate ABC transporter permease gives MDSVTGVATQTMVKPKRRRSLKRNLTGYLFLLPWLIGFFCMAIGPILASLYLSFTNYNMLKAPAWIGLQNFTEMFTGDATFTHSLKLTFQYVFLSVPLRLVFALAVAIILNKGLRLLGLYRTVYYIPSLLGGSVAIAVVWKKIFSGDGLFNRFLGIFHIDAPDWVANPSYIIYSIVALSVWQFGSSMVIFLAGLKQIPGEIYEAAAVDGISRTRQFLRITLPLLSPVILFNLVMNMISSFQVFTSGYIIGDGHGGPIDSTMFYSLYLYLKGFSYFNMGYASAMAWVMLVIIGIFTAIVFASSKYWVYYGDGKDERG, from the coding sequence ATGGATTCGGTGACAGGTGTGGCAACCCAAACGATGGTAAAGCCAAAACGACGTCGATCCCTGAAACGGAACTTGACGGGTTATTTGTTTCTGCTGCCCTGGTTGATTGGATTTTTTTGCATGGCGATTGGGCCGATTCTGGCTTCGCTGTATTTGTCCTTTACGAACTATAACATGTTGAAAGCGCCCGCTTGGATTGGGCTTCAGAATTTTACGGAGATGTTTACGGGAGATGCCACGTTTACCCATTCGTTGAAGCTGACATTTCAATACGTGTTCCTCTCCGTTCCTCTGCGGTTGGTGTTCGCACTGGCGGTCGCGATTATTTTGAATAAAGGGTTACGGCTGCTTGGCCTATATCGGACCGTCTATTACATCCCTTCGTTGTTAGGGGGGAGCGTGGCGATTGCGGTGGTTTGGAAAAAAATCTTCTCCGGTGACGGGTTGTTTAACCGGTTCCTCGGGATTTTTCATATTGATGCCCCCGATTGGGTGGCCAATCCGAGCTACATTATTTATTCCATCGTCGCGCTGTCGGTTTGGCAATTTGGCTCGTCGATGGTGATTTTCCTGGCGGGACTGAAGCAGATCCCGGGGGAAATCTACGAGGCTGCGGCGGTGGACGGCATCAGCCGGACGCGTCAGTTTCTGCGGATCACGCTGCCGCTGTTGTCGCCGGTTATCCTGTTTAACCTGGTGATGAACATGATCAGCTCGTTCCAGGTGTTTACCTCCGGGTACATTATCGGGGACGGTCATGGCGGGCCGATCGACTCGACGATGTTCTACTCGCTGTACCTGTATTTGAAGGGGTTCTCTTACTTTAATATGGGTTACGCCTCGGCTATGGCTTGGGTGATGCTGGTGATTATCGGTATTTTTACGGCGATCGTGTTCGCTTCCTCCAAGTATTGGGTTTATTACGGCGACGGCAAGGACGAAAGGGGCTGA
- a CDS encoding SLC45 family MFS transporter: MRKTWLLGLGFFSISLTWALYNAFVPLFLDDYLKSAAMIGFMMTIDNYFAIVLQPWIGHRSDKTNTRYGRRMPYLLIGMPLGAVFAALIPWHTGFVTLVLFMVLMNLSMSLFRAPTVALMPDITPEPQRTKANGIINFMGGIGSVLAFGIGSQLYGIGSYMPFLFAGVVMLICLFVLKTVIREPAAAFVTGFAGNNAAGENPKPQIRIKDQLDKTTVLILGAIFFWFVAYQGVEALFTLYGTKQIGMSDAEASFSLTFFSLAFLLFALPSGWLGARYGKKAIISTGVAGLFVVFGVMIFVDSVLWLRLLLIVGGIFWACININSYPWVVSTGREESIGTRTGIYYFVSSLAAITSPPLLGWVIDVFGYPALFISASVGMLLALCCLFGIPREQQRSGKEPFDQAPIGMK, translated from the coding sequence ATGAGAAAAACATGGCTGCTGGGTCTCGGTTTTTTTAGCATTAGCTTGACCTGGGCGCTGTACAATGCGTTTGTTCCGCTGTTTTTGGACGACTATTTGAAGAGCGCCGCGATGATCGGGTTTATGATGACGATCGATAATTATTTCGCCATTGTATTGCAGCCATGGATTGGACACCGCAGTGATAAGACGAATACCCGATACGGACGGCGGATGCCTTATCTGCTGATCGGCATGCCGTTAGGTGCTGTGTTTGCGGCTTTGATCCCTTGGCATACCGGGTTTGTGACGCTTGTTTTGTTCATGGTGTTAATGAATTTGTCGATGAGCTTGTTCCGCGCGCCGACGGTTGCACTTATGCCTGACATTACGCCGGAGCCGCAGCGGACCAAAGCAAACGGCATTATCAACTTCATGGGCGGCATCGGCTCAGTGCTGGCCTTTGGCATCGGCTCTCAGCTCTACGGGATCGGCTCGTATATGCCGTTTCTGTTTGCCGGAGTTGTTATGTTAATTTGTTTGTTCGTACTGAAGACGGTTATCCGTGAACCAGCGGCAGCGTTCGTGACGGGGTTCGCCGGGAACAACGCGGCCGGAGAGAACCCGAAACCGCAGATTCGCATCAAGGACCAGCTTGACAAGACGACGGTACTGATTTTGGGGGCCATCTTCTTCTGGTTTGTGGCCTATCAAGGCGTTGAGGCATTGTTCACGTTGTATGGTACCAAGCAGATTGGGATGAGCGATGCTGAAGCTTCTTTTTCGTTGACGTTCTTCTCGCTTGCGTTCCTGTTATTTGCTTTGCCAAGCGGTTGGCTGGGAGCTCGTTATGGGAAAAAAGCGATCATCTCCACCGGAGTTGCCGGATTGTTTGTTGTCTTCGGCGTCATGATTTTCGTTGATTCCGTCCTGTGGCTGCGGCTGCTGCTTATTGTCGGGGGCATTTTCTGGGCGTGCATCAACATCAACTCTTACCCGTGGGTTGTCTCCACCGGGCGGGAGGAGAGCATCGGGACGCGTACGGGGATCTATTATTTCGTTTCGTCCCTGGCCGCGATTACGTCGCCTCCGCTGCTCGGCTGGGTGATCGACGTGTTTGGTTATCCGGCGCTGTTCATCAGCGCATCCGTGGGGATGCTGCTGGCGCTGTGCTGCCTGTTCGGTATCCCCCGGGAGCAGCAGCGCTCAGGTAAGGAGCCGTTCGATCAGGCGCCCATCGGCATGAAATAA
- a CDS encoding ABC transporter substrate-binding protein yields MKKTKAMLLASLFLVTAILVSACGSGNNNAGSVTTGNTNQPSEAGGAASEEQVELRVMWWGDQTRADITTAMLKKFEEKHPNIKVIPEFSPFDGYFDKLNTQLASGTAPDLFTLGSNILEYATRDVLLDITPYVGNEVDTSKISPQLINVNTFDGKLRGISIGANSTAILANTALFEKAGLPLPTKEWTWDDFIKINEQIAATGKDIYGSYDYSGEMDQFGVYLTQRDKMIYNEPEKKLGFEAADVAEWFTLWEGMRKAGSIVTPELQISADPDDTSMSLVTKGQVAMQFIPTNQFADFQKMSQDKLTLIPVPMGPNGSMISVQSSQNIVGYANTKHPKEVAMLMDFWVNDPDAAKILGNNRGVPVSSEMRAVLKAEASETDKVVYDYLDIVAVDDVDLLYNVPGSNEFKQELLKASQNVAFGRMDIAKAAEDFYAQGQKILQANLSATTN; encoded by the coding sequence ATGAAGAAGACGAAGGCGATGTTGTTGGCCAGTTTGTTTCTTGTTACGGCCATCTTGGTCTCGGCGTGCGGCTCCGGTAACAACAATGCCGGGAGTGTAACTACGGGGAATACGAACCAGCCGTCGGAGGCAGGAGGCGCCGCCAGCGAGGAGCAAGTTGAGCTTCGCGTCATGTGGTGGGGGGACCAAACCCGGGCTGACATTACCACGGCCATGCTGAAGAAGTTCGAGGAGAAACACCCGAACATCAAGGTGATCCCCGAGTTTTCTCCTTTTGATGGATATTTCGATAAGCTGAATACGCAGCTGGCATCGGGGACGGCCCCGGACCTGTTTACGTTAGGGAGCAATATCTTGGAATATGCCACACGGGATGTACTGCTGGATATCACTCCGTACGTCGGCAATGAAGTCGATACCAGCAAAATTTCGCCGCAGCTCATCAACGTGAATACGTTTGATGGTAAGCTGCGGGGGATCTCGATTGGGGCGAACTCGACAGCGATTCTCGCGAATACGGCGCTGTTTGAGAAAGCCGGTCTTCCTTTGCCGACGAAGGAATGGACTTGGGACGATTTTATCAAGATCAATGAACAGATTGCGGCTACCGGTAAAGACATTTACGGCTCTTACGATTATTCCGGCGAGATGGACCAGTTTGGGGTATACCTGACTCAGCGGGACAAGATGATCTACAATGAGCCGGAGAAGAAGCTGGGCTTCGAGGCGGCGGACGTCGCCGAGTGGTTCACGCTCTGGGAAGGCATGCGCAAAGCCGGCAGCATCGTTACGCCGGAGCTGCAAATTTCGGCCGATCCGGACGATACAAGCATGTCCCTGGTGACGAAAGGCCAAGTGGCGATGCAGTTTATTCCGACGAACCAGTTTGCTGATTTCCAAAAAATGTCCCAGGATAAGCTGACGCTCATCCCGGTTCCGATGGGACCAAACGGCAGCATGATCTCCGTTCAATCGAGCCAGAACATCGTGGGTTATGCCAATACCAAGCATCCGAAGGAAGTAGCGATGCTGATGGACTTCTGGGTGAACGATCCGGACGCAGCCAAAATCCTTGGCAACAACCGCGGCGTGCCAGTCTCCTCGGAGATGCGGGCCGTACTGAAGGCGGAGGCTTCCGAAACGGATAAAGTGGTATACGATTACCTGGATATCGTGGCGGTGGATGATGTCGACCTGTTGTACAACGTTCCGGGCTCCAACGAGTTTAAGCAAGAGCTGCTGAAAGCCAGCCAGAACGTGGCATTCGGACGGATGGACATCGCGAAGGCAGCAGAAGATTTTTATGCACAGGGACAAAAAATCTTACAGGCAAACTTAAGTGCAACGACAAATTAA
- a CDS encoding flavodoxin family protein gives MRIAVIQGSARNGGNTEELTRLVLEGLPYTNIILREKEIKPIHDQRHDEGGFDPVDDDYDELILQVLEHDILIFATPVYWYGPSGLMKNFIDRWSQSLRDVRFNFKERMAAKTAYAVVVGGDNPRIKALPLIQQLQYTFDFVGLPFAGYVIGKASRPGEIFKDARAIREAAALNAELRKAEPLAVNRS, from the coding sequence ATGCGCATTGCTGTCATTCAGGGAAGTGCAAGGAATGGAGGGAACACGGAGGAACTGACGCGGCTGGTTTTAGAGGGGTTACCCTATACGAATATCATCCTGCGGGAGAAAGAAATCAAACCGATCCACGATCAACGGCACGACGAAGGCGGCTTCGATCCCGTGGACGATGATTACGACGAGCTGATCCTGCAGGTGCTGGAGCATGATATTTTGATCTTCGCCACGCCGGTATATTGGTACGGGCCATCCGGCTTGATGAAGAACTTCATCGATCGCTGGTCGCAAAGCTTGCGCGATGTCCGTTTCAACTTTAAAGAGCGGATGGCGGCCAAAACAGCCTATGCCGTCGTGGTCGGCGGCGATAATCCGCGGATCAAAGCGCTGCCGCTCATTCAACAGCTGCAGTACACGTTTGATTTCGTGGGGTTACCGTTTGCCGGTTATGTGATCGGCAAAGCCAGCAGACCGGGCGAGATCTTCAAGGACGCCCGGGCGATCCGCGAGGCTGCGGCGCTAAACGCCGAGCTGCGAAAAGCCGAGCCGTTGGCGGTGAATCGTTCCTAA
- a CDS encoding glycoside hydrolase family 43 protein, with the protein MTLALSDIHIRDPFLLPMPAEGKYYMYGTIGETCWKGKPRGFDVCVSTDLAAWEGPYPAFRPEPDFWSDFNYWAPEVHEWQGRYYMFATFKADGRCRGTQTLVADSPLGPFQPLGDGPLTPRDWECLDGTFYVDPQGEPWMVFCHEWVQVQDGEICAVRLSRELDRAVSEPVLLFRASEAPWAEGIRGGANYVTDGPFLYRADNGELLLLWSSFSDGGYTIGCARQAGGDITGPWVQDTEPLYKRDGGHGMVFRTFAGELRLAIHTPNDSPNERPIFIPVTEQDGRLYAHPKEVQR; encoded by the coding sequence ATGACCTTGGCGTTATCGGACATCCATATTCGGGATCCGTTCCTCCTGCCGATGCCGGCGGAAGGCAAATATTATATGTACGGCACGATCGGAGAGACGTGCTGGAAGGGCAAACCGCGCGGGTTTGACGTTTGCGTGAGCACGGATTTGGCGGCATGGGAAGGTCCTTACCCGGCGTTCCGCCCGGAGCCGGATTTCTGGTCGGACTTCAACTACTGGGCGCCGGAGGTGCATGAGTGGCAGGGGCGCTACTACATGTTCGCCACCTTCAAGGCAGACGGCCGATGCCGGGGCACGCAAACGCTGGTGGCGGACAGCCCGCTGGGCCCGTTCCAGCCGCTTGGGGACGGGCCGTTGACGCCGCGCGATTGGGAGTGCTTGGACGGGACATTTTACGTCGACCCGCAGGGCGAGCCCTGGATGGTGTTCTGCCATGAATGGGTACAGGTGCAGGATGGGGAGATTTGCGCGGTGCGTCTAAGCCGCGAGCTGGACCGGGCGGTGTCTGAGCCTGTGCTATTGTTCCGGGCTTCGGAGGCACCATGGGCCGAAGGGATTCGCGGCGGGGCCAATTACGTCACGGACGGCCCCTTCCTGTACCGCGCTGATAACGGCGAGCTGCTGCTGCTCTGGTCCAGCTTTAGCGACGGCGGCTACACGATCGGCTGCGCTCGTCAAGCTGGTGGAGACATTACCGGCCCGTGGGTGCAGGACACAGAGCCGTTGTATAAACGGGATGGCGGCCACGGGATGGTGTTCCGCACGTTCGCGGGCGAGCTGCGACTGGCGATTCATACGCCAAACGACAGCCCCAATGAACGTCCGATCTTCATCCCGGTGACGGAGCAGGACGGGCGATTATACGCGCATCCGAAAGAAGTGCAGAGATAG
- a CDS encoding MGH1-like glycoside hydrolase domain-containing protein codes for MGEMGEMGVLERLRKMEVASAVSGEGLRKSTDQAVLEEFAASGVKFAANEGSPLERVYYAGVRKLLDCIVPSVSGVPVLHEGGVYLGTWLESTGTINAELLSRFVPSVAQATFTLFADYQRSDGLMPYKVTGSGPAYRQIQMVTPLARSVWNHYRLNGRADREFLDKMYRAMERHDAWLAAFRDTRGTGCVEAFCTFDTGHDLSPRFWHVPDTSHLGDPRRYDPDSPVLPFLAPDLTANVYCQRRYLAAIAAELRAAAGPEWAAKAEASLSSLMKHCYDAEDGFFYDVDASGQFVRIQSDVLLRVLACEVGDGEFFASSLRRYLLNTRKFFAKYPFTSIAMDDPRFDPSSAYNTWAGTTNFLSLIRAPHAFEYHGRHVELTWVLQPILSAMARMERFAQCLSPWTGEEGFTETYSPAILCLLDYVERLCGILPTPEEELWFTGLLPYPMDHGEVPAEETAYARKVDGTVFELVNTREGSTVYRDGEPYCRFPYGTRLVTDRRGEPKALIGMSVRTVEGLLEFGGRAYPVNLGGNEVWRLNRDSAVSSPGSGPKSASAEALAGPGVVLPTYH; via the coding sequence ATGGGGGAAATGGGAGAGATGGGCGTGTTGGAGCGGTTGCGCAAGATGGAGGTTGCGTCAGCTGTAAGCGGAGAAGGTTTGCGTAAGAGCACGGATCAAGCCGTGCTGGAGGAGTTTGCCGCTTCGGGCGTCAAATTCGCGGCGAACGAAGGGAGCCCGCTGGAGCGGGTCTATTACGCCGGCGTGCGCAAGCTGCTCGATTGCATCGTGCCGTCGGTGAGCGGCGTGCCGGTGCTGCATGAAGGCGGCGTGTACCTCGGCACTTGGCTGGAGAGCACCGGCACGATCAATGCCGAGCTGCTCAGCCGCTTTGTGCCATCGGTGGCGCAGGCGACCTTCACCTTGTTTGCCGATTACCAACGCTCCGATGGCCTCATGCCCTACAAGGTGACCGGCTCGGGACCGGCATACCGGCAAATCCAGATGGTCACGCCGCTGGCCCGCTCGGTATGGAACCACTACCGCCTGAACGGCCGGGCGGACCGGGAGTTCCTGGACAAGATGTACCGCGCCATGGAGCGGCACGACGCCTGGCTGGCCGCGTTCCGTGATACGCGGGGGACGGGCTGCGTGGAGGCGTTTTGCACGTTCGATACGGGGCATGATCTATCTCCGCGCTTCTGGCATGTGCCGGATACGTCGCATCTGGGCGACCCGCGCCGGTACGATCCGGACTCGCCGGTGCTGCCGTTTTTGGCGCCGGATCTGACGGCTAACGTCTACTGTCAACGGCGTTATTTGGCGGCCATCGCCGCGGAGCTGAGGGCGGCAGCAGGACCGGAGTGGGCAGCTAAAGCGGAGGCGAGCCTGTCCAGCCTGATGAAGCATTGCTATGATGCGGAAGACGGGTTCTTCTACGACGTCGACGCGAGCGGACAGTTCGTCCGCATCCAGTCTGACGTGCTGCTGCGCGTATTGGCTTGCGAGGTGGGGGACGGGGAATTTTTCGCTTCGTCGCTGCGACGATATTTGCTGAATACGCGGAAGTTTTTTGCCAAGTATCCCTTCACTTCGATTGCCATGGACGACCCGCGGTTTGATCCGTCGTCGGCCTACAACACCTGGGCGGGGACGACAAACTTCCTTAGCTTAATCCGTGCTCCGCATGCGTTTGAGTACCACGGGCGGCATGTGGAGCTAACCTGGGTACTGCAGCCGATTCTGTCGGCGATGGCCCGCATGGAGCGTTTCGCCCAGTGCCTCAGCCCTTGGACGGGAGAGGAAGGCTTCACCGAGACCTACTCCCCTGCGATTTTGTGTCTGCTCGACTATGTGGAGCGGTTGTGCGGCATCCTGCCGACGCCGGAGGAAGAGCTGTGGTTCACCGGGCTGCTGCCTTATCCGATGGATCACGGGGAAGTACCGGCCGAGGAAACCGCGTATGCCCGGAAAGTGGACGGCACGGTATTCGAGCTGGTCAATACGCGTGAAGGCAGCACCGTATACCGGGACGGGGAGCCGTACTGCCGGTTTCCCTACGGGACCCGTCTCGTCACCGATCGACGCGGTGAGCCTAAAGCGCTCATCGGGATGAGCGTTCGGACGGTGGAGGGTCTGCTGGAATTTGGGGGCCGAGCTTATCCGGTAAACCTCGGCGGGAACGAGGTTTGGCGATTGAATCGGGATAGCGCGGTTTCTAGTCCCGGATCAGGGCCAAAGTCAGCTTCTGCTGAAGCTTTGGCAGGTCCCGGTGTCGTTCTACCTACGTATCATTAG
- a CDS encoding YcnI family copper-binding membrane protein encodes MLNPIFNLKKTFWRYAAGSAIVWVLTFAFFTATAGAHVTVKPSQSAPGAWETYSLKVPVEKDVNTVKVALKIPEGVAFKQYRPLPDWSVELTIAEDGTVTAVTWTAEGAGIGPGEFQQFEFVAQNPGEPAELAWDAFQYYSDGSVVEWTGAEGTDRPHSLTVVSAAEGAADSAGSHGGADAGAGTTEDAGHDHGSANEGAAANTTESNGSDTEASSAPLSNDSGSGSSAGTTALVLSACALLVSLVALGLALRARRKHA; translated from the coding sequence ATGTTGAATCCAATATTTAATTTGAAAAAAACGTTTTGGCGTTACGCAGCCGGTTCCGCTATTGTGTGGGTCCTGACTTTCGCTTTCTTCACCGCCACGGCCGGAGCACACGTAACGGTTAAGCCAAGCCAATCCGCCCCGGGAGCCTGGGAAACCTACAGCCTGAAAGTACCTGTTGAAAAAGACGTCAACACGGTGAAAGTCGCGCTAAAGATCCCAGAAGGCGTCGCCTTCAAACAGTACCGTCCCTTACCGGACTGGAGCGTAGAACTGACGATCGCGGAAGATGGAACGGTCACGGCCGTCACCTGGACGGCCGAAGGCGCTGGCATCGGCCCCGGCGAGTTCCAGCAGTTTGAATTCGTCGCGCAAAATCCCGGCGAACCCGCGGAACTGGCCTGGGACGCCTTCCAATATTACAGCGACGGCAGCGTCGTGGAATGGACCGGCGCGGAAGGTACCGATCGGCCCCATTCGCTGACGGTGGTGAGCGCCGCGGAAGGTGCCGCGGATAGTGCCGGTTCCCACGGCGGAGCGGATGCCGGGGCAGGCACCACGGAGGACGCCGGGCATGATCACGGCAGCGCCAATGAAGGTGCTGCAGCCAATACTACGGAATCGAACGGTTCAGACACCGAAGCCTCCTCCGCGCCCCTGTCCAACGACAGTGGCAGTGGTTCCTCGGCCGGCACGACGGCCCTTGTACTTTCGGCTTGCGCGCTGCTCGTATCGCTGGTCGCTTTAGGGCTGGCTTTACGCGCCAGACGCAAGCACGCTTGA